Sequence from the uncultured Flavobacterium sp. genome:
CTAACAGGTTTTGGAAACCTGTCGGGTCTTCGTTGACGATTTATCTTATGCCAATTACTTCACATTAACAGTAACCTCAACTGGTTTTAACCATTGACTTGTAAAGGTCACTTTTATAGGTTGTGCTTCTCCGGTTGATTGAATATAAGCGGCAATATGACCGTGATAAACTCTTTGAACATTATCTGTATAATCTGTCATGTCGCTGTTATTTCCTGCTTCAAGTCCTAATAAAATTCCAGGTCCGCTAATTGTACAAGTAACTTCATTGTCTGAAAGCATTACCGGTAAACCATTTTGATCTTTTACCTGAACCATTATTTTGGCAACGCCTTTGTCTTTTGTAATCGTGATGTTTTTATCGGCAATTGTCAATTCAACTGGTTGTTGCGTCGAATTAATGGCGTATTTGCTAACTTCTTTGTCATTTTTATCTAAACCAATTGCTTCTAATTTTCCTGATGTAAACGGAATATCCCAATAAATAATTCCGGTTTTTTCGTCGTAAACTTTTGTTTCTCCAACTACTTTTCCGTTTAATTCTAAGCGTGCTTTTGCAGCATTTGTGTAACACACAACGCGAATCATTTCACCTTGAGTGTAATTCCAGATTGCCCACGCATCTTTAGAAACGTCTTTTACATCTTTTAATGGATAAGTTCCCACGTAAGTCATTGGTTTATCTGACCAAAGTGATTGACGGAAATATCCTCTTGGCTTGATTACTCCGGCAAAATCAACTAATCCTGAGTAAAATCCTCTTGAAGGCCATCTTCCTGATTCTCCTAAATAATCAATTCCTGTCCATAAAAATTGTCCAAAAATATGTTTGTTGTTTTTTACCGCTAACCAAGGTTCCATATCGTGAACATTCTCACTTCCGAAAATGACTCTGTTTGGATATTTCTCGTGATCTGATTGGTATTTGCTTTCAGTATAATTGTATCCTGTAATGTCTAATGCTCCCGGATATTCTGTTTCGTTAGACATTGCAACACCGGCTAATCCTGCTGTTGTTGGACGCGATTTATCGTATTTTTTTACTGCTGCAACCAGACGTTTTGCAATTACGCCAAGACGCATTGCATCTGGTGCATCTTTTTTGTAACCGCCATAAGCTGCTTGTCCAAAACCTTCTTTTCCTTTGTCTAAAACGGGGTGAGAATAAGGATCGTTTGGATAATCTACTTCATTACCAATGCTCCACGCAAATACCGAAAGATGGTTTCTGTCACGACGAACGAAGTCTTCAAGGTCTTTTTCTCCATAATCTGCAAAAATATCAAATGAACCTTCGAATCCCGGAGTTCCATAATTCCAGCCTTCTAACCATTTACGTTTTGGAAATTCCCATTCGTCATAAGCTTCGTTTAAAACCAATAATCCTAACTCGTCGCAAAGTTCATAAAAAACCGGCGCTTGCGGATTATGACTTGTACGTATTGCATTTACGCCAATTTCTTTCAATGTTTTCAATCTTGTTTCCCAAACTTCTCTTGGAACTGCTGAACCTAAAACTCCTGCGTCATGATGTAAACAAACTCCTTTCATTTTCATCCACTTTCCATTTAATGCAAAACCGTTATTTGCATCGAAAGTAAAAGTTCTGAAACCTGTTTTTGTCGTTGTTTCATCTATTTGTTTTCCATCTTTTAAAACGGTTGTTTTAAGCTGATACAAATTAGGATTTTCTAAATCCCACAATTGAGGATTTTTTACGTTTATTTTAGTCGAAATTTTTCCACTTTTGTTTGCTGCAATTTCAACTTTAGAAGATGATTTTCCAACAGATTTTCCGTCTTTAGAAATCAATTCATTTATTACGGTTACACTAGATTTTGCTGCTGAATTGTTTTCAACATCAACCTCAACATTCAAAGTTCCTGTACCGTTTTTTACTTCGGGATAAGCATAAACTCCCCATTGTGCAATATGAACAGGATTTGAATAAACTAACCAAACGTTTCTATAAATTCCTGAACCTGTATACCATCTTGAATCAGCACTTTGACTGTGATCTACACGAACCGAAATGATATTTTCCTGACCGTATTTTATATATGGAGTTGCATCGTAAGCAAATGAAATATAACCGTTTGGACGTTTTCCTAAGGAATGTCCGTTAAGGAAAACTTCACTTCTGTTGTAAACTCCTTCGAAATATAAATAGACTTTCTCGCCTGTTTTATTTTGCGGAATATTAATTGATTTTCTATACCAGCCAATTCCGCCTGGCAAGAAACCTGTACAACTTGCCAATGTTGGGCTCAATTGCCCTTTTACGCTCCAATCGTGCGGCACATTTACGGCTTGCCATTTGCTGTCGTCGTAAGTTGCTTTTTGCGCATCCGGAGTATCTTGTAAATTAAATTTCCAGTTGTCGTTGATTTTTTTGGAATCTCCAAACGATATCTGACTGAATGCAGACAAACACGAAAAGAGAAGTACGGGCAGTAAGATCTTTTTTGTAAACATTTTTCTTAAAGGTTCTAAGGTGCTGAGATACTGAGGTTCTGAGCTTTTGTGTTATTCTTAAATTTAGTTTTTTAGTTTTTTTTTGTTTCAGGTTTCATGTTTCAGGTTCTTTGCGATAACTTGAAACCTGAAACTTGAAACTTTTTAATATTCTAATTCTCCAACAAACGTCACAACTGACTTTGCGGGAATTTCGAGATTATCGATTTTTTGAATTTCTGTTCTTTTTAAATTTGTGTTTTCAGAAGTAATATACGGCGTTACTTCGTTGTTTTTTACGATTCCTTTTGAAAGATTGAATTTGTATTTCTGGGGAGATTTTCCGCAGTTTACCGCAACTACAATTAGTTTTTTGTTCTGTACATCTTTGTAAGCGGTTAACATTACGTCGTTTGCAGCGTCGATTTCGTTTTGGTTTGGAACATCTATTCTCAGCATTCCTGGACGCACGAATAAGGAATAATTTCCTAGAGCCCAAAGTAGTTTTGAATCATGAAATTCTCCATCGTTTCTCACATAGTCCGGTGCTGTTCCTCCGTTGCTTTTTCCGTCATCAAGATAAATTAAACCGTCTTTATAATCAACTCTTGTTATCGATGTCCACCATTGCCATGAAGCTGCGTTTGCAACTGCAATATCATTGTGAATTAAACGTGCTACAAACAAAGCAGTTTGCATTCCTAAATCTCTGCCGCCACCTGAACCTCCAGGAATTTCTGCTTCTCCCGGATTTTCTAAAATGCAATATTCTGATTGCCAATATTTCAATCCCAGATTTTGTTTGATGTTTGCCGCGATTAGTTTTCGGCTTAAAACTTGTTTCTCAACTGGCCACGTTGTAAAATAACTGTGTCCTAAAATCACATTTTTTACATTGGAAAATTTCGAAATGTTTGTTTTTGTTTTTCCAAAGAAATACTCAATCTGATTGTCTCTGTTTTCGGCATTTACATTTTCATACAAATAGTTGATTTGTCCGGCTTCGGCAATTACGATTTCGGTACTCATTTTATTTGCTTTGAGTTTTTCCGAAAGTGATTTGGTTAAATCAGAAATTTCCTGATTGGTTGCCGGCGTTCCTTCCTGACTATTTTTGCCTTCGTTATTTGGCATCCATTCCCATTGTGGTTCGTTTATTGGACTTACATAATCGAATTTGATTCCTTCTTTTTTCTCTAATCCCTGAATACTTTGAACTAAGAAATCGGCAAATTTTGGAATTGCACCATCTTTTAGATTCAGTTTATTCTTTTGAGTTGCAAAAGACAATCCGTTGTTTGTCATATAAACCGGTGGGCTATTGGTGAAAATGAGGAATTTCTCGACACCACGTTTTTTAGCGGCTTGCAAAAACCATCTTTGACCTTCTTGTTTTGAGAAATCATAAGTTCCGTTGGCTTGTAAAAAAGATTCGCTTCTTCTCCACTCATCCGAAACTCTGCTGTTTTCGCCTTGTTCTGTACTTCCTGCTCCAAGATTAAATCTCCAGATCGAAAGTCCGATTCCTTTTGGGTTTCCTTGTGCATCAATTTCTTTACTAAAAAGTAAATCGGCAATGGCATTCTTTTTTTGGTCGGGCCAATTTTTTCCAACAAACTGACATCTCCATGCATCAGAACCGCCGAAACCGTCCATGGTCTGCACTACATTATCTGTGCTAATGGTGATGGTTCGCTGTGCAAATGACAGCGAACTCACGACCAATAAAAGCGAGATATATATTTTTCTCATTGTTTTATTCTTTTTGTTTTTTCAACCGCAAAGACGCTAAGTTTTCGCAAGGTTCGCAAAGTTTATTCCTAGCTTTGCGAATTTTTGCGGTCTTTCTTTGCGCACCTTGCGGTTAATTTTTTACTCTAATTTTTTTCTTGACAAACTCTGTCAATTACCTTTGTCAAAGTTTAAAACTTTGACAAAGGTTTGCGCCGTTGATCCTAATTTTGCCAAAGCATTTCAAAACCTTAGTAACTTAGTATCTCAGCACCTTAGAACCTCCTATTTATAACTACCCACATAAGTCACAACTGACTTTGCCGGAATTACAAAATTCGTTGCATCGACTGCGGTTCCTTTTTTCAAACTCAGGGTTTCTGAAGTTGTATAAGGTGTTAATTTATTATCTGCTAAAGTTCCTCCTGAAAGATTCAATTTGTATGTTTTTGCCGATTTGCTGATGTTAACCGCTACAACAACCAGTTTTTTTGTTGCTGCATCTTTGTATGCGGTTACCATTACATCATTCACGGAAGTGGAATTATCTACACTTGGAATCTGAACTCTGATCATACCCGGTTTTACGAAGAAAGAGAAGTTTCCTAATGCCCAAAGTGTTTTTGCATCTCTAATATATCCGTCGTTTTTGCAATAATCTGCATTTCCGGCGCCGTTGCTTGAACCATCGTCTACGTGAATTAATCCGTCTTTGTAATCTCCACGGCTAATTGCTGTCCACCATTGCCAAGACGTTACGCCTCCAACGGCAATATCTGTACTGATAATACGGGCTGTCCAAAGTGCCAACGGCATTCCTAAGTCTCTTCCCGGACCTGCTCCGCCAGGAAGTTCTGCGGTTCCCGGACTTTCCAAAACACAATATTCAGATGACCATAAACTTAATCCTGCCACTGCTTGTGCTCTTGTTTCAGCTGATTGTCTTGAATAAACTAACTCGGTCAATGGCCATGCTTGCCAGTAACTGTGCGCTGAAATGGTCTTTTTGACGTTGCTTAATCCTGCGATATTTCTAGCTGAATTTACGCCAAAGAAATAATCGATTTGGTTGGATCTGCTTTCTTTACCTGAGATTGTTTTATAAAGTGGCTCATAAGAACCGCCTTCTCCAACTACAATTTTAGACTCTAATCCTTTTGCTTGTAATGCTGGAGAAAGAACCTTTACAAAACTGTAAATATTAGCATTCGTTGCCGGTGAACCTTCTTGTCCTGAACCATCCCATTCGTATTGTGGTTCATTAAACGGAGACACATAATCGATGGTTAATCCTTGTTCTGTTTTTAATTTGTCTAATGATGTTGTCCAGAAATCAGCCAATTCTGACCATTTGCTGTCTTTTATATTATAAAATTCTTTAATAGTTGCGTGCGCTTTTCCGTTTTGGGTTAAGTAAACCGGAGCACTATTTGTGAACGCCAATAATTTTTCAAGACCACGTTCTCTCGCGGCTTTCATGAACCAAACCTGTCCGGCTTGTTTGTTCATATTGTATGAAACTCCATCTGTTGTAAAACATTCTG
This genomic interval carries:
- a CDS encoding glycoside hydrolase family 2 TIM barrel-domain containing protein; this translates as MFTKKILLPVLLFSCLSAFSQISFGDSKKINDNWKFNLQDTPDAQKATYDDSKWQAVNVPHDWSVKGQLSPTLASCTGFLPGGIGWYRKSINIPQNKTGEKVYLYFEGVYNRSEVFLNGHSLGKRPNGYISFAYDATPYIKYGQENIISVRVDHSQSADSRWYTGSGIYRNVWLVYSNPVHIAQWGVYAYPEVKNGTGTLNVEVDVENNSAAKSSVTVINELISKDGKSVGKSSSKVEIAANKSGKISTKINVKNPQLWDLENPNLYQLKTTVLKDGKQIDETTTKTGFRTFTFDANNGFALNGKWMKMKGVCLHHDAGVLGSAVPREVWETRLKTLKEIGVNAIRTSHNPQAPVFYELCDELGLLVLNEAYDEWEFPKRKWLEGWNYGTPGFEGSFDIFADYGEKDLEDFVRRDRNHLSVFAWSIGNEVDYPNDPYSHPVLDKGKEGFGQAAYGGYKKDAPDAMRLGVIAKRLVAAVKKYDKSRPTTAGLAGVAMSNETEYPGALDITGYNYTESKYQSDHEKYPNRVIFGSENVHDMEPWLAVKNNKHIFGQFLWTGIDYLGESGRWPSRGFYSGLVDFAGVIKPRGYFRQSLWSDKPMTYVGTYPLKDVKDVSKDAWAIWNYTQGEMIRVVCYTNAAKARLELNGKVVGETKVYDEKTGIIYWDIPFTSGKLEAIGLDKNDKEVSKYAINSTQQPVELTIADKNITITKDKGVAKIMVQVKDQNGLPVMLSDNEVTCTISGPGILLGLEAGNNSDMTDYTDNVQRVYHGHIAAYIQSTGEAQPIKVTFTSQWLKPVEVTVNVK
- a CDS encoding glycoside hydrolase, with amino-acid sequence MRKIYISLLLVVSSLSFAQRTITISTDNVVQTMDGFGGSDAWRCQFVGKNWPDQKKNAIADLLFSKEIDAQGNPKGIGLSIWRFNLGAGSTEQGENSRVSDEWRRSESFLQANGTYDFSKQEGQRWFLQAAKKRGVEKFLIFTNSPPVYMTNNGLSFATQKNKLNLKDGAIPKFADFLVQSIQGLEKKEGIKFDYVSPINEPQWEWMPNNEGKNSQEGTPATNQEISDLTKSLSEKLKANKMSTEIVIAEAGQINYLYENVNAENRDNQIEYFFGKTKTNISKFSNVKNVILGHSYFTTWPVEKQVLSRKLIAANIKQNLGLKYWQSEYCILENPGEAEIPGGSGGGRDLGMQTALFVARLIHNDIAVANAASWQWWTSITRVDYKDGLIYLDDGKSNGGTAPDYVRNDGEFHDSKLLWALGNYSLFVRPGMLRIDVPNQNEIDAANDVMLTAYKDVQNKKLIVVAVNCGKSPQKYKFNLSKGIVKNNEVTPYITSENTNLKRTEIQKIDNLEIPAKSVVTFVGELEY
- a CDS encoding glycoside hydrolase, whose protein sequence is MKFINQNKVSLLCAGLLFANTILVSCDSENNNNSNSENTTAELSINLDANLQTMESFGASDAWQCNFIGRNWPSDKKNKIADLLFSKELDADGNPKGIGLSLWRFNLGTGSAEQGDASDIGDEWRRTECFTTDGVSYNMNKQAGQVWFMKAARERGLEKLLAFTNSAPVYLTQNGKAHATIKEFYNIKDSKWSELADFWTTSLDKLKTEQGLTIDYVSPFNEPQYEWDGSGQEGSPATNANIYSFVKVLSPALQAKGLESKIVVGEGGSYEPLYKTISGKESRSNQIDYFFGVNSARNIAGLSNVKKTISAHSYWQAWPLTELVYSRQSAETRAQAVAGLSLWSSEYCVLESPGTAELPGGAGPGRDLGMPLALWTARIISTDIAVGGVTSWQWWTAISRGDYKDGLIHVDDGSSNGAGNADYCKNDGYIRDAKTLWALGNFSFFVKPGMIRVQIPSVDNSTSVNDVMVTAYKDAATKKLVVVAVNISKSAKTYKLNLSGGTLADNKLTPYTTSETLSLKKGTAVDATNFVIPAKSVVTYVGSYK